In Daphnia magna isolate NIES unplaced genomic scaffold, ASM2063170v1.1 Dm_contigs363, whole genome shotgun sequence, a single window of DNA contains:
- the LOC123468521 gene encoding uncharacterized protein LOC123468521 → MKKPNRPVNYLSWLKRLNCEPVAIPRTTYYRMRLNMGLVNRRTVVGQMRAQNEYIRRHPNTNYVDREYIIGGDVASNKIFHNDDHHQEQQLRIDSDDDDDHSSYTADHSPPEYASGSDEEGDVDRE, encoded by the exons ATGAAGAAGCCTAACAGACCAGTCAATTATTTGTCTTGGCTGAAAAGACTGAACTGTGAACCAGTTGCCATACCAAGAACCACATACTACCGTATGCGACTCAACATGGGACTTGTAAATAGGCGTACGGTTGTTGGGCAGATGCGTGCTCAAAATGAGTATATTCGTCGTCATCCTAACACAAACTATG TCGACAGGGAATACATTATTGGAGGAGACGTAGctagtaataaaatttttcacAACGACGATCATCACCAGGAGCAACAACTGAGGATTGatagtgatgatgatgatgaccaTTCGTCCTATACAGCTGACCATTCCCCACCAGAATACGCAAGTGGTTCCGACGAAGAAGGCGATGTCGATCgagaataa
- the LOC123468520 gene encoding uncharacterized protein LOC123468520 encodes MRAVLENRSVTDEVLRTVFAEVASLLNSRPLTNVQTDPSEPEPLTPYHFILVTPHPHRAPDTEEAFDGLTRRKWKQAQFIVDQYWRRWMKEYLPTLIERKKWERTVRPIRVGDVVMIMDENSRRGDWLIGSVTKVLPGSDGIVRAATVKTERSELTHPVVKLCFISGSRE; translated from the coding sequence ATGCGCGCCGTTTTGGAAAACCGCTCGGTAACCGACGAAGTCCTTCGCACGGTTTTCGCAGAAGTAGCCTCACTTCTGAACTCACGGCCTTTGACCAACGTTCAAACTGATCCGTCAGAGCCAGAGCCGCTCACTCCGTATCACTTTATTCTCGTTACCCCCCATCCTCACCGAGCGCCTGATACTGAAGAAGCATTCGATGGCCTCACGCGGCGGAAGTGGAAGCAGGCCCAGTTCATTGTGGACCAGTATTGGAGACGCTGGATGAAAGAATACCTTCCGACTCTCATCGAGcggaaaaaatgggaaagaaCTGTCCGTCCGATCAGAGTTGGTGACGTCGTCATGATTATGGACGAGAATAGCAGAAGGGGCGATTGGTTGATAGGGAGCGTTACGAAAGTGTTGCCCGGAAGCGACGGAATTGTCCGCGCGGCAACCGTAAAAACTGAACGTTCTGAACTAACCCACCCGGTTGTCAAACTTTGCTTCATTTCAGGTTCTCGCGAGTAA
- the LOC123468522 gene encoding uncharacterized protein LOC123468522, with product MADENVVDPPALFGMRTNAKRRHTNLLRQARELININATREEFEAFMPTLELAHSNLVHIHERYVAAAQLDDGELHAAATYLESINNLQAACAQAVAAALRRTAPRRAWNISNTVVRELSQNVSIPQPNQEIDAVSIVPEPQQPNGPPQPNQDDRSNDTQHDTLNHVNFYLHTAAKQRKIDLEFRLKQAKIKQDRELKDLELKNAREREDLELEIQYENHLIESCGGAIGSPQLSSTPNLPSNVPMNDLVNLLLLPAVVNSTPPTQPNFAPSHHWLKLDVAKFNGDPRKWLKYAHGIRATIRDVNMPESLKLLGLQESLKEDIQRRVAHIFTGAYTFQSAWAELEKKYGSPHLIIQAHDQHMQQLPSFRNGDFNALFNLAAAVRDAVSSVDESHVMMFNTVANLLHTKLPINLQTDWGKYAYGLDRMATLKDFDKWIDRVLSTEELRGGKLSSSNAMNAVKNPVQPSNSNRQLGSYTPGSSNYNNRGPTVLAGSLSNVTTLSDCPACKESPAHRLEMCNVFKRMLVNARASLCATNNHCFKCLVRGHYGRKCNSTESKCKECQGPHHSLLHGAERQFPSSSRNQGKNHTILMVKAPTANIRPVLLAIVKLVVEMNNSAQTTFAILDQGSEATLISRKLANLLKLKGPSASICFGSFNNSVLMDSNIVAFKLKSIDGSQAFDVCEAFVVPSINLSQRKINWPGIKKRWEHLADIDLPAIDSSKVEILVGMDMLPVLRTLNTAAPNDGETGPTALQTCFGWAVVGKIPLCLVAGPSNKSSVNLGFVRQEPFLSEVIDRFHLTETFGVVAKAAKTNPAANEDEQMLSILQRSIKFIGCGYQIELPLRQDRPVIPNNRGQAVSRFCGLERRMLEPHMRETAAKYVTIVENLISSGTVVAVNWSDINKPEGMVWYLPHFYVVNPNKPDKIRVVFDCAALYRGVSLNHYLLRGPPFIPSLVGILLRARQFLVALTADITAFYHRVGVAEKHQSLQRFVYREFGSNAPITTYQFATLVFGAVCSSSAAIFTLQHAVNANVQFPQVAKKLKDNFYSDNLSDSFETNDEAINFAKQVTQSLASAGFSLTSFASSSRQVLATIPENQRTSNTVDLNKDALTVEYLLGMVWDLNSDSYGIRIKSMPTVTTKRELLSAISLTFDPLGICLPAITGAKLLFQQTQKLAKDTPDVRGWDQPLSIEILSKWKQWTSSLEKLRLVSVKRCFRPANFPLVGFDFMLVIFADASPVAFGAVAYLRVRFGDKIHVSFVMAKGRLAPSSRQPSPDWIEFHTDSQIVLYQLRASHPGRPSFVNKRTNEILQHSTVDQWHYIRSSDNPADDCTRGIVPKDFGPNCRWIRGPDVLFNVSYTPPPFDQQSIKAKENEEIQAVNVQQLHVAISSCHPLSSALSKLITRSIQLNTLKREAALLLRGDSTSNDDLNSDEIAEAFRICLLVSQQDAFSRERAALQKGKMIPRDSVLRRVGPYLDPDDGLLKVDGRLGHAVMPARTRNPIIIAPDHPLTRLIISDRHLQLLHSGVEHTLSVVREQFYLPQGRRAIRRTLAQCTKCKMLRAMSQAPRMASLPKERLVPSLRVFTNVGLDCFGPFQVVIGRRSVQRWGLLITCLSTRAVHLEVLDTMDADSFIMALRRFISLRGHPRIIYSDNGTNITAGEKELRQGIENLNSTRVAAEFIDRGIT from the exons ATGGCCGACGAAAACGTTGTTGACCCGCCCGCCCTATTCGGCATGCGAACAAATGCCAAGCGTAGACACACGAACCTTCTGCGGCAAGCAAGAGAGTTAATAAACATCAACGCCACGCGAGAAGAATTCGAAGCGTTCATGCCAACTCTCGAACTGGCGCACAGTAATCTCGTTCACATTCACGAACGATACGTGGCCGCCGCACAACTTGACGATGGTGAACTGCACGCAGCAGCCACCTACTTAGAAAGCATCAACAATCTGCAAGCCGCATGTGCTCAAGCAGTCGCTGCCGCCTTACGAAGAACAGCCCCTCGACGCGCATGGAACATTTCCAACACCGTGGTCCGTGAGCTCAGTCAAAATGTATCAATTCCCCAACCTAATCAAGAGATCGACGCTGTGAGCATCGTACCAGAGCCGCAACAGCCAAACGGCCCACCACAGCCGAACCAAGACGATCGATCGAATGACACGCAGCACGACACCTTAAATCACGTAAATTTCTACCTTCACACAGCAGCAAAACAACGCAAAATCGATCTTGAATTTCGATTGAAgcaagcaaaaataaaacaggatCGTGAACTCAAAGATCTAGAGCTCAAAAACGCGCGGGAACGAGAAGACCTGGAACTTGAAATTCAGTATGAAAATCACTTGATCGAGAGCTGTGGTGGTGCAATTGGATCACCGCAATTATCGTCCACACCCAACTTACCAAGCAACGTCCCGATGAATGATTTGGTTAACCTTCTGCTTCTGCCAGCTGTCGTTAACTCGACTCCACCGACGCAACCTAATTTTGCCCCGTCGCATCATTGGCTGAAGCTAGACGTGGCAAAATTCAATGGAGACCCCCGTAAATGGCTTAAATACGCCCACGGTATAAGAGCAACGATCCGAGATGTAAATATGCCCGAATCGCTGAAACTTCTGGGGCTTCAAGAAAGTTTGAAGGAAGACATCCAGCGTCGTGTCGCTCATATTTTCACGGGTGCGTACACTTTTCAATCAGCTTGGGccgagctagaaaaaaaatatggaagcCCGCACCTTATCATACAAGCACACGATCAGCATATGCAGCAGCTCCCTTCATTCAGAAACGGGGACTTTAACGCACTCTTTAATTTGGCCGCTGCAGTACGCGACGCCGTTTCAAGCGTAGATGAAAGCCACGTCATGATGTTCAACACCGTCGCCAACTTACTTCATACCAAATTGCCGATCAACTTACAAACAGACTGGGGAAAATATGCTTATGGTTTAGACAGAATGGCCACCTTAAAAGATTTCGACAAATGGATCGATCGCGTGCTCAGCACTGAAGAACTTCGTGGCGGAAAGCTATCGTCATCCAACGCAATGAACGCTGTTAAAAACCCCGTTCAGCCTTCAAATAGCAACCGTCAGTTGGGCAGCTACACACCCGGAAGCAGCAACTACAATAACCGCGGACCGACCGTTCTCGCAGGATCCTTATCAAACGTTACCACCCTTTCTGACTGCCCGGCCTGCAAAGAAAGTCCGGCCCACAGGTTAGAGATGTGCAACGTGTTTAAACGAATGTTGGTGAATGCCCGCGCATCGCTGTGTGCCACCAACAATCACTGCTTCAAGTGTCTCGTCCGCGGCCACTATGGACGGAAATGCAACTCAACTGAATCGAAATGCAAGGAGTGCCAGGGCCCGCATCATTCGCTGCTTCACGGAGCCGAACGACAGTTTCCCTCCTCATCGCGAAACCAAGGTAAAAACCATACTATACTAATGGTAAAGGCACCAACAGCCAATATCCGCCCAGTCCTATTAGCTATTGTCAAACTCGTAGTGGAAATGAACAATTCGGCTCAAACAACCTTCGCGATTCTTGACCAAGGCAGCGAAGCTACTCTCATATCACGAAAGCTAGCGAATTTGCTTAAGTTGAAAGGTCCTTCAGCCAGCATTTGCTTCGGCTCGTTTAACAACTCTGTGTTAATGGATTCGAACATCGTAGCATTCAAACTCAAATCGATCGACGGATCGCAAGCGTTCGACGTTTGCGAAGCGTTTGTTGTCCCCAGCATTAATCTTTCGCAACGCAAAATTAACTGGCCTGGCATCAAGAAACGATGGGAACATTTGGCCGACATCGACTTACCTGCCATAGACTCTTCCAAAGTAGAAATTCTTGTGGGGATGGACATGTTACCAGTTCTTCGAACGCTAAACACTGCTGCCCCAAATGATGGTGAAACCGGCCCTACCGCTTTGCAAACGTGTTTTGGCTGGGCTGTAGTGGGCAAAATACCGTTGTGTCTAGTCGCCGGACCGAGCAACAAAAGCAGCGTGAACTTAGGTTTCGTTCGACAAGAACCCTTTCTATCAGAAGTAATTGACCGTTTCCATTTAACTGAAACCTTCGGCGTCGTGGCAAAAGCCGCGAAAACAAATCCAGCGGCCAACGAAGACGAGCAGATGTTGAGCATCTTACAGCGATCGATAAAATTTATTGGATGTGGTTACCAAATAGAACTTCCGCTTCGTCAAGACAGACCGGTCATACCAAACAACAGAGGACAAGCAGTTTCCCGTTTCTGTGGCCTCGAACGCCGAATGTTAGAGCCACATATGCGCGAGACCGCCGCAAAATACGTAACCATTGTCGAGAATCTTATATCGTCAGGAACCGTGGTCGCCGTCAACTGGTCGGACATAAACAAGCCGGAAGGTATGGTTTGGTATCTACCTCACTTCTACGTCGTTAACCCGAACAAACCCGACAAAATTCGAGTTGTCTTCGACTGCGCTGCGCTTTACAGAGGTGTGTCGCTTAACCATTATCTTTTGCGTGGCCCGCCGTTCATCCCGTCGCTAGTCGGCATCCTCCTCCGCGCTCGTCAGTTTCTCGTCGCACTCACCGCTGACATCACTGCGTTTTACCACAGAGTTGGTGTGGCCGAAAAACATCAGTCCTTACAACGATTTGTCTATCGCGAATTTGGCAGTAACGCACCAATCACAACCTACCAATTCGCAACCCTGGTATTTGGAGCTGTTTGTTCCTCCTCTGCCGCAATATTCACTTTACAGCATGCAGTCAACGCAAACGTACAATTTCCGCAGGTCgccaaaaaattgaaagacaATTTTTATTCCGACAATTTGAGCGACTCATTCGAAACTAACGACGAAGCAATAAATTTCGCAAAGCAAGTAACGCAGTCTCTCGCGTCCGCCGGTTTTAGTCTGACAAGCTTCGCGTCGTCATCCCGGCAAGTCTTGGCAACCATCCCAGAAAATCAGCGAACTTCAAACACCGTTGACTTGAATAAAGACGCACTAACTGTGGAATATCTTCTTGGTATGGTGTGGGATCTTAACTCGGACTCTTACGGCATCAGAATAAAATCAATGCCAACGGTTACTACAAAACGAGAATTATTGTCCGCAATTTCTCTCACATTCGACCCTCTCGGCATTTGTCTTCCGGCCATTACCGGCGCTAAACTGTTATTTCAACAGACACAAAAACTGGCGAAAGATACACCGGATGTTCGTGGGTGGGACCAGCCTTTGTCAATCGAAATTTTGTCAAAGTGGAAGCAATGGACCTCCAGCCTCGAAAAATTGCGCCTTGTTTCTGTAAAACGATGCTTCCGACCCGCCAACTTTCCCCTCGTAGGCTTCGATTTTATGTTGGTCATTTTTGCCGATGCTTCGCCCGTCGCCTTCGGAGCGGTCGCCTACCTGCGCGTACGATTCGGTGATAAAATTCATGTCAGCTTCGTCATGGCCAAAGGTCGCCTGGCCCCCTCAAGCCGACAACCATCCCCCGACTGGA TTGAGTTTCATACGGACTCACAAATTGTTTTGTATCAGCTTCGCGCCTCTCACCCCGGTCGTCCATCATTTGTAAACAAACGGACAAATGAGATTCTACAGCACTCGACGGTTGATCAATGGCACTATATTCGCAGCAGCGACAATCCCGCCGACGATTGTACCCGAGGAATCGTTCCGAAAGACTTTGGGCCAAATTGCCGCTGGATTCGAGGGCCAGATGTTCTTTTCAACGTGTCGTACACTCCACCGCCATTCGATCAGCAAAGCATTAAGgctaaagaaaacgaagaaatacAGGCGGTCAATGTGCAACAGCTGCACGTTGCTATAAGTTCTTGCCACCCGTTGTCATCCGCTTTGTCTAAACTCATCACCCGAAGCATTCAACTTAACACTCTGAAACGAGAAGCTGCTCTGCTGCTGCGCGGCGACTCCACGTCGAATGATGATCTGAATTCCGACGAGATCGCCGAAGCCTTCCGCATCTGTCTGCTAGTGTCGCAGCAAGACGCATTCTCACGGGAACGTGCAGCTCTTCAGAAAGGAAAAATGATCCCGCGTGACTCCGTCTTGAGGCGGGTCGGGCCATACCTCGACCCAGACGACGGCCTGTTGAAAGTCGATGGAAGATTGGGCCACGCAGTGATGCCGGCACGTACCCGTAACCCAATAATTATTGCACCGGATCATCCGCTTACAAGGCTTATCATCAGCGACCGTCATTTACAATTGCTCCATTCTGGTGTGGAACACACGTTGAGTGTTGTTCGTGAGCAGTTTTACCTCCCACAAGGACGCAGGGCCATCCGGCGTACACTTGCACAGTGTACCAAATGTAAGATGCTGCGTGCTATGTCTCAGGCACCACGAATGGCTAGCTTGCCAAAGGAACGTCTCGTGCCCTCCTTGCGCGTCTTCACGAATGTGGGACTGGACTGTTTCGGGCCCTTTCAAGTTGTGATTGGAAGACGATCAGTGCAGCGGTGGGGACTGCTGATAACGTGCCTTTCCACCCGAGCCGTGCATTTAGAAGTGCTGGACACGATGGACGCCGATTCTTTCATCATGGCGTTGCGGCGTTTCATCTCCCTACGAGGTCACCCTAGAATAatttacagtgacaacggcACCAATATCACGGCAGGAGAAAAGGAGCTCAGGCAAGGGATCGAAAATCTCAATTCGACGCGGGTGGCAGCAGAATTCATCGACCGCGGCatcacttga